The segment GGGGTTAACTTATACACTGCACAACAAATTGATATTTCTCCTGGTTTGACTTCTGAGTTTGTAACTCAATACCAAGAAGATCCAGATTTGATTTCTTACCTGGAGCCAACTATTTTCTGGTTTAAATTTAACCAAACAAAGAATGAAGCATTAGCAAATGTTAATATCCGTAGAGCGATTTCCATGGGCTTCAATAAGCAAGACATGGCTGATTATGTACTGAACAACGGTTCTATTCCGGCAAACTATTCTGTACCAGTTGAATTTGTTCAACACTCTGAAACGGGAGAAGACTTCCGTGAGAAAAACGGCGATTTCAATGAATTCGATGCTGGAAAAGCAAAAGAGCATTGGGAAAAAGGTCTAGAAGAATTAGGTACGGACGCTGTTACAATTGAAATACTTGGTGGAGACACTGAAACAGCTAAAACTATGCAAGAATATCTTCAAAACCAGTTGCAAGAGAACCTTCCTGGTTTAACAATCAAGTTGAAAGAAGTACCATTTGCTCAACGTTTAGACTTAGATTCTGCAATGGACTATGACATGCAACTTGCTGGATGGGGTCCTGACTATCTTGATGCGATTTCTTTCTCTAACCTTTGGATTACAGATGGTGGAAACAACAAGATGGGTTATTCTAACGAAGAGTACGATAAGTTATTGAACGACGTAATGACTACGTATGCGAACGATCCTGCAAAACGTTTTGAAGCGATGCAAGAAGCAGAGAGAATCTTACTTGAAGAGGACGCTGCGATTGCACCGATCTACCAACGTGGTACGACAAGACTTTGGAAGCCTTACGTACAAAACGTTTACCGTCATAACTTCGGTCCTGACTTCAGCTACAAATGGGCTTACATCAGCGGTAAATAATATTATATTGATATAAAAATAATTCTTTTAAAAAAGAGAGAAAGAGAGTATATTTGAAGCATATACTCTCTTTTTCCCTGTAATGAAATTGTCGAATTTTAGGGAAAATTTAAAACTATTCGACGCATTATTTTTTAGGAGGTGCAATGATGACAAAGTATTTGTTGCAACGTATCTTTTACATGTTTATCACCTTGTTCTTAATTGCCTCATTTACATTCTTCCTGATGAAAATGATGCCGGGTTCTCCATTTACGATGCAAGATAAACTGTCGGATGCACAGAAAATTATTCTAAATGAAAAGTATGGGCTTAATGATCCTGTACCAGTACAATATGCAAAATATATCGTGAGTCTAGCACAAGGTGATCTTGGGATCTCGTTCCAATATGATAACCGAAGTGTTACAAGCTTGATTATGCAACGTATCGGTCCATCAGCTCAACTTGGATTTCAAGCGATGTTCTTCGGTACAATAATCGGAATATTCTTAGGTGTGATTGCTGCATTAAGGCAGAACACTTGGGTGGACTATGGTTCAACGATCATGGCTGTACTTGGTAAATCCATTCCTTCCTTTGTATTCGCAGGATTATTACAATATTGGATCGGGGTAAAACTAGGCTGGTTCCCTGTTGCTTTCTGGTCAGGCTGGGAATTCACAGTATTGCCAACGATTGCACTAGCAATGTTCCCAATAGCCATCGCTGCACGCTTTATGCGTACGGAGATGATTGAAGTGTTGGGGTCGGATTATATTACTTTGGCACGTGCAAAAGGTGCTTCCAACTATGATATCGCGGTGAAACATGCATTACGAAATGCGTTGATTCCAGTAGTGACGGTTCTTGGGCCGTTGGCTGTAAGTTTGATGACCGGAACACTTGTAGTTGAAAAGATTTTTTCTATCCCAGGCCTTGGAGAACAGTTTGTGCGTTCCATTACTACAAACGACTATCCAGTAATTATGGGAACGACATTGTTCTTTGCGGCTTTATTCATTGTCATTGTTCTTTTAGTTGATATTCTTTATGGAATTATCGACCCGCGTATTCGCTTGGCAGGAGGTAAGAAATAATGAATAACAACAACTTTGATAAACTGCCAAAGGAATTATTTCAACCGGCGGTGCAAGACCCAAATAAAAGTGAGAAAATTGCAAAACCAAGTTTGACTTATTGGCAAACAGCATGGTTGCGCATCAAGAAAAATAAAGCGGCAATCGCAGGTTGCATTGTGTTGATTGTCATTGCATTCTTAGCAATCTTTGGTCCATTCATGAACGACCACGGTTTTAACAACCAAAACGTAGCACAAGGTAATCTCCCTCCTAAAGTTCCTGGAATCGAGAAACTTGGTATCATGGATGGAACTAGGAATGGAGTAGACGTTTACGACCAACGTGGAGTAACAGATTATTATTGGTTCGGTACAGACAGTCTTGGACGTGACTTATGGACACGTGTTTGGACAGGTACACGAATCTCCTTATATATTGCACTACTCGCAGCATTCATTGATATGGTAATCGGTGTTGCCTATGGTGGTATTTCCGGATTTTACGGGGGACGTACCGATAACATCATGCAACGTATTATCGAGGTATTGGTTGGAATCCCTAACTTGGTTATTGTAATATTGATGATTCTTGTGCTTGAACCGGGAATAATTGCCATCACCATTGCCTTGACCATAACTGGATGGGTCGGAATGGCCAGGGTCGTCCGGGGACAGGTTCTCAAGCTCAAAAGCCAGGAATATGTCCTCGCATCCAAGACACTTGGTTCGACCAACAATCGAATTATAACGAAACATTTATTGCCAAACGTGGTCGGCGTCGTCATCATCAATACGATGTTCACGATTCCAAGTGCCATTTTCTTCGAAGCATTCTTAAGCTTCATCGGACTGGGATTGAAGCCTCCGATGGCATCACTAGGTACGTTAATAGATGATGGATTTAAATCCTTGCAGATCTTCCCGCACATCATGGTATTCCCTGCAATTATCATCAGTTTGTTGATGATTGCATTTAACCTTGTAGCGGACGGATTCCGTGATGCATTAGATCCTAAAATGAAAGACTAGTTATAAAGGCAGGTGGATGACAGTGGAAAAAATTCTTGAAGTCAAAAACTTACATGTTTCTTTTGATACATTCGGTGGTGAAGTGAAAGCCATCCGTGGAGTAGACTTTGATTTGAAAAAAGGGGAGACCCTTGCAATCGTAGGAGAGTCCGGTTCTGGTAAGTCTGTTACGACAAAGACGGTGATGCGCTTATTACCGAAAAATAACTCCAACATCAAGCAAGGGGAAATCCTTTTTGATGGAAAAGACCTTACCAAGTTAACGGAAAAGCAAATGCAGGGTATCCGGGGGAAGGATATCGCGATGATATTCCAAGATCCAATGACGTCCTTGAATCCAACCATGACGGTAGGAAAACAAATCATGGAAGGAATCATCAAGCATCAAAAGCTGAGCAAGGGCGCCGCTACAGAAAAGGCCATTGATTTGCTACGTCTTGTGGGAATCCCAATGCCGGAGGAGCGTTTTAAACAATATCCTCACCAATTCTCTGGTGGTATGAGACAAAGGGTGGTAATAGCAATCTCTCTTGCTTGTAACCCGAAGGTATTGATTGCCGATGAGCCAACGACAGCTCTTGACGTTACGATACAGGCGCAAATCCTTGATTTGATGAAGGATCTTCAGAAGAAAATCGACACATCGATTATCTTTATAACACATGACCTTGGTGTTGTAGCAAATGTAGCCGATCGAGTGGCTGTTATGTATGGCGGACAAATAATTGAGACTGGTACGGTGGATGAAATTTTCTATGACCCACGTCATCCATACACATGGGGATTGTTAAGTTCCATGCCAGATCTTGAGCTTGGAGACGAAGTTGAACTATATGCCATTCCTGGTTCTCCGCCGGATTTATCGGATCCTCCAAAAGGGGATGCATTTGCAGCACGTAACGAATTTGCGATGCAAATTGACTTGGAGATGGAACCACCAATGTTCCAAATTTCCAAGACCCACTTTGCCAAGACTTGGTTGTTACATGAAGATGCACCTGCTGTAGAGCCTCCATTGGCAGTACAGAAACGTCGTCGCGAAATGCCGCAAAACTTCGAAAAGCCTGTTATGGTAAAGGAAGGTGAGTAACATGGCAACGAATGAAAAGCTATTGGAAATTCGTAACCTGAAACAATATTTTAACGAAGGAAAGCCGAATATGGTTAAGGCTGTAGATGGTTTGAACTTTGATATCTATCGCGGTGAAACACTTGGTCTGGTTGGAGAGTCCGGATGTGGAAAGTCCACCACAGGGCGCACGATCATCCGGCTTTACGACGCAACTGATGGTGAGGTTCTTTTTGAAGGTGAAAATGTCCATGGCAAGAAGTCAAAAAAAGACCTTTTGAAATTCAACCGTAAGATGCAAATGATCTTCCAAGATCCTTCTGCTTCATTGAATCCACGTATGACTGTTGCCGACTGCATTGCAGAAGGAATCGACATTCATGGACTGGCGAAGTCGAAGAAAGAGCGCCTGGCACGTGTGCACGAATTGCTCGAGAC is part of the Sutcliffiella sp. FSL R7-0096 genome and harbors:
- a CDS encoding peptide ABC transporter substrate-binding protein, whose translation is MKKSKYLLLLALTLVLSAFLAACGGGNQGAQNDSGQGDELPAGEGEPTGPQVLNVVDSAEIPTMDSVQGTDAVAFNVMNNVFEGLYRLGENDEVVEGVAKSHEVSEDGLTYTFTLREDSVWSNGDSVTANDFVFAWQRAVDPNSGSEYGPYMMNGKIKNATQVSAGELPLEELGVKALDDYTLEVTLEQPVAYFESLMTFPTFFPQNQKFYEEQGDKYALEADTLIYNGPFTLDSWEHEVGWTMKKNEDYWDAETVKLDEVNVKVVKEVSTGVNLYTAQQIDISPGLTSEFVTQYQEDPDLISYLEPTIFWFKFNQTKNEALANVNIRRAISMGFNKQDMADYVLNNGSIPANYSVPVEFVQHSETGEDFREKNGDFNEFDAGKAKEHWEKGLEELGTDAVTIEILGGDTETAKTMQEYLQNQLQENLPGLTIKLKEVPFAQRLDLDSAMDYDMQLAGWGPDYLDAISFSNLWITDGGNNKMGYSNEEYDKLLNDVMTTYANDPAKRFEAMQEAERILLEEDAAIAPIYQRGTTRLWKPYVQNVYRHNFGPDFSYKWAYISGK
- the opp3b gene encoding oligopeptide ABC transporter permease, with protein sequence MTKYLLQRIFYMFITLFLIASFTFFLMKMMPGSPFTMQDKLSDAQKIILNEKYGLNDPVPVQYAKYIVSLAQGDLGISFQYDNRSVTSLIMQRIGPSAQLGFQAMFFGTIIGIFLGVIAALRQNTWVDYGSTIMAVLGKSIPSFVFAGLLQYWIGVKLGWFPVAFWSGWEFTVLPTIALAMFPIAIAARFMRTEMIEVLGSDYITLARAKGASNYDIAVKHALRNALIPVVTVLGPLAVSLMTGTLVVEKIFSIPGLGEQFVRSITTNDYPVIMGTTLFFAALFIVIVLLVDILYGIIDPRIRLAGGKK
- the opp3C gene encoding oligopeptide ABC transporter permease, which codes for MNNNNFDKLPKELFQPAVQDPNKSEKIAKPSLTYWQTAWLRIKKNKAAIAGCIVLIVIAFLAIFGPFMNDHGFNNQNVAQGNLPPKVPGIEKLGIMDGTRNGVDVYDQRGVTDYYWFGTDSLGRDLWTRVWTGTRISLYIALLAAFIDMVIGVAYGGISGFYGGRTDNIMQRIIEVLVGIPNLVIVILMILVLEPGIIAITIALTITGWVGMARVVRGQVLKLKSQEYVLASKTLGSTNNRIITKHLLPNVVGVVIINTMFTIPSAIFFEAFLSFIGLGLKPPMASLGTLIDDGFKSLQIFPHIMVFPAIIISLLMIAFNLVADGFRDALDPKMKD
- a CDS encoding ABC transporter ATP-binding protein; the protein is MEKILEVKNLHVSFDTFGGEVKAIRGVDFDLKKGETLAIVGESGSGKSVTTKTVMRLLPKNNSNIKQGEILFDGKDLTKLTEKQMQGIRGKDIAMIFQDPMTSLNPTMTVGKQIMEGIIKHQKLSKGAATEKAIDLLRLVGIPMPEERFKQYPHQFSGGMRQRVVIAISLACNPKVLIADEPTTALDVTIQAQILDLMKDLQKKIDTSIIFITHDLGVVANVADRVAVMYGGQIIETGTVDEIFYDPRHPYTWGLLSSMPDLELGDEVELYAIPGSPPDLSDPPKGDAFAARNEFAMQIDLEMEPPMFQISKTHFAKTWLLHEDAPAVEPPLAVQKRRREMPQNFEKPVMVKEGE